The Toxoplasma gondii ME49 chromosome XII, whole genome shotgun sequence genome includes a region encoding these proteins:
- a CDS encoding hypothetical protein (encoded by transcript TGME49_219810~Predicted trans-membrane domain (TMHMM2.0):63-86): MRFPPASCHSASRKEEKPSRDAEMQPRLIRTVLATPGSAPNSAPLRPRIRRPSFSFFPRFSNSFASARCLLFFSLLLFVALPPAFAAVRSNTGTSREAGEVDNAQPAADPEVSRAPPALAQPKVSFRGWKHGLSNRITPIVQVEDVLVSSGGIRRHGDAVYGEDARLRLGEPYPGTAALVNLLSRGPFPAGKTPRSSMTRPMVTAPLFVTLPFLLSAFVPACRPGECRRNHAQRRRVEGEGAEAAEAEDKTEDQAREAEVARTREVELELVQLIVKKDLNDAVNKTTREASSTWQAGAWWSDLPPSVDPSKTTPQQAATHVVQLLQGAAHALGPSNSFVYFFSTSTPRGLLDACASTFLDRNIGVFLHVPSLSAEDTVSLPHEAFVFPLATLGRSRPTPIPAVVLTYDVTARQTVTVDRPTPSLGDVSPELLGKLATQLQPRLLRVLKFFGQEPRAHGPLPVIFVRFRNVEIQQIVDPWHGHPSRYLQLQREGKAPASNNFARLTPVPPEEASGKGHAFDPEKHLQHAVPIMTYRTTVSAAAQAHVMNLISSADFAELAILTVKDLRGRGPLFQPATHEYVSALKSDWKVYVTLAKTPNLIEDKQLAETHELILRANEDFSAERMHCIKKYVLTMSQEDPLFDFTKTFCYNFPEVRYPSSAGGSEFVANAVTAGLALRELFNFTVWPSRSRQENEDEAQASGLSAASQHVRGVRLPSPHPPMRKEDRPASRAEEARRAVLERPLSGSLLQASQLEGQTSGDADENAESRLAKNQEVVEEGARSVDSEKEGQGLEAGSHGQSEHAEVGGREETHSEEGKGAAKAVREEENLNKHQHAGTVATFHGTIPEAFAQKMQENFGPRWISLLQLLGSVSLTNDYLRVLSWLASEADSDAMTLPARRLLVRRDAEVSLSLSAALRHHVAVFYENQVEGNLSHPVVHKHERQYKVAEEGLRRFLRDLVSYSSKK, from the exons atgcgttttcctccAGCAAGCTGTCATTCTGCATcccgaaaagaagagaagcccTCGCGAGACGCCGAGATGCAGCCCCGGCTGATCCGGACCGTCCTGGCGACCCCGGGATCGGCGCCAAATAGCGCGCCACTGCGTCCGCGAATCCGCAGaccctcgttttcttttttccctcgtttctccaactcgttcgcctccgcccgctgtctcctcttcttttcgctccttctctttgtcgctctGCCCCCCGCTTTCGCTGCTGTGCGCAGCAACACAGGCACCTCGCGTGAAGCTGGCGAAGTCGACAACGCGCAGCCGGCGGCTGACCCCGAAGTCTCTCGAGCACCGCCCGCCTTGGCGCAGCCGAAAGTTTCCTTCAGAGGCTGGAAGCACGGTTTGTCGAACCGCATCACCCCCATTGTGCAGGTCGAGGATGTTTTGGTTTCCTCGGGCGGCATCAGGCGCCATGGAGATGCCGTGTATGGCGAGGACGCTCGCCTGCGTCTAGGCGAGCCGTACCCCGGCACAGCCGCGCTCGTGAATCTGCTTTCCAGGGGACCGTTCCCCGCCGGGAAGACGCCGCGGAGCAGCATGACGCGACCGATGGTGACTGCCCCCCTCTTCGTCACCCTGCCCTTCCTCCTGTCTGCCTTCGTGCCGGCTTGCCGCCCCGGCGAGTGCAGGCGAAACCACGCGCAGCGTCGCCGCGTCGAGGGCGAAGGCGCCGAGgccgcagaggcagaggacaAAACGGAGGACCAGGCTCGGGAGGCCGAAGTCGCGCGAACGCGGGAAGTCGAACTCGAACTCGTCCAACTCATCGTCAAAAAAGACCTCAACGACGCAGTCAACAAGACCACTCGAGAAGCCAGTTCCACGTGGCAAGCCGGTGCTTGGTGGTCAGACCTCCCACCCAGTGTCGACCCGTCCA AAACGACGCCTCAGCAGGCTGCCACTCACGTCGTTCAACTCTTGCAAGGTGCTGCCCACGCTCTGGGACCCTCGAACTCTTTTGTCTACTTTTTCTCTACCAGCACACCTCG ggGTCTCTTGGATGCCTGCGCATCCACGTTTCTCGACCGTAATATCGGCGTGTTCTTGCATGTGCCATCGCTGTCCGCGGAAGACAcggtgtctcttccccacgaagccttcgtcttccctctggC GACCCTGGGACGATCGAGGCCCACGCCTATTCCAGCTGTCGTGTTGACCTACGACGTGACCGCTCGCCAGACCGTGACGGTCGACCGGCCGACGCCTTCTTTGGGAGATGTGTCGCCTGAGCTCTTGGGGAAACTCGCGACGCAGTTGCAGCCGCGGCTTTTGCGAGTTCTGAAGTTCTTTGGGCAGGAACCACGCGCACATGGCCCTCTGCCGGTCATCTTTGTCAGGTTCAGAAATGTAGAAATTCAGCAGATCGTCGATCCGTGGCACGGCCACCCGTCGAGGTatctgcagctgcagagagaggggaaagcTCCCGCTTCCAACAACTTCGCCCGACTCACGCCCGTCCCTCCTGAAGAAGCTTCTGGAAAGGGCCATGCGTTCGACCCCGAGAAACACCTGCAACACGCAGTGCCCATCATGACCTACCG AACGACGGTCTCTGCTGCCGCCCAAGCGCATGTGATGAATCTTATCAGCAGCGCTGACTTTGCAGAACTTGCGATCTTG ACAGTAAAAGACTTGCGTGGTCGCGGGCCACTGTTCCAGCCGGCGACGCACGAGTACGTGTCGGCTCTGAAGAGCGACTGGAAGGTTTATGTGACTCTGGCGAAGACTCCGAACCTGATTGAGGACAAGCAGCTCGCCGAGACCCACGAGTTGATCTTGCGGGCGAACGAGGACTTTTCCGccgagcgcatgcactgcatCAAGAAGTACGTCCTGACGATGAGTCAGGAGGACCCCTTGTTCGACTTCACCAAGACGTTCTGCTACAACTTCCCCGAGGTTCGGTACCCGTCGAGCGCCGGTGGCAGCGAGTTCGTCGCGAATGCGGTGACGGCAGGTCTCGCGCTCCGGGAGCTGTTTAACTTCACAGTCTGGCCCAGTCGGTCGAGacaggagaacgaggacgaGGCGCAGGCCTCCGGTTTGTCCGCCGCCTCGCAGCACGTTCGAGGGGTGCGGCTGCCCTCGCCGCACCCTCCCATGCGCAAAGAAGACAGGCCCGCGAGTCGCGCTGAGGAGGCCCGACGTGCCGTCCTCGAGAGGCCTTTGAGTGGCTCGCTGCTGCAAGCTTCCCAACTCGAAGGCCAGACCTCAGGGGATGCAGATGAGAACGCTGAGAGCCGTCTAGCTAAGAACCAGGAGGTcgtggaagaaggagcaagaaGTGTCGACAGTGAAAAGGAAGGTCAGGGTCTAGAAGCCGGTAGCCACGGACAGAGCGAGCACGCAGAGGTCGGTGGGCGTGAGGAAACGCATagcgaagaagggaagggaGCTGCGAAAGCAgtgagggaggaagagaatcTGAACAAGCACCAACATGCAGGCACTGTGGCGACTTTCCACGGCACCATTCCCGAGGCGTTCGCACAAAAAATGCAGGAAAACTTCGGTCCCCGATGGATCTCACTGCTCCAACTCCTAGGAAGTGTCAGCCTCACTAACGACTACCTCAGGGTCCTCTCCTGGCTAGCGTCTGAAGCTGATTCCGACGCGATGACACTTCCTGCGAGACGATTACTTGTCCGCCGTGATGCGgaggtctctctct CGCTGTCGGCGGCCCTACGGCATCACGTTGCTGTCTTCTACGAAAACCAAGTCGAAGGAAACTTGTCTCACCCAGTTGTGCACAAGCATGAACGACAGTACAAGGTGGCTGAGGAGGGCCTAAGGCGCTTTCTTAGGGATCTTGTTTCCTATTCTTCAAAGAAGTGA
- a CDS encoding vacuolar ATP synthase subunit b, putative (encoded by transcript TGME49_219800), with protein sequence MAAQAAKADAALAHAAAASRDYRVAPRLDYRTVAGVEGPLVILDDVKFPMYNEIVNIHLGDGSVREGQVLEVRGKRAVVQVFEGTSGIDTRQCHAEFTGDVLKMPISEEMLGRAFNGSGKPIDRGPRVLAEEFLDINGCPINPQCRVYPKEMIQTGISAIDVMNSVVRGQKIPLFSAAGLPHNEIGAQICRQASLVAGKDVKDHSNENFAVVFGAMGVNMETARFFRQDFEENGSMERVALFLNLANDPTIERIITPRLALTTAEYLAYEREMHVFVILTDMTAYADALREVSAAREEVPGRRGYPGYMYTDLSTIYERAGRVEGRNGSITQFPILTMPNDDITHPVPDLTGYITEGQVFVDRGLHNRQIYPPINVLPSLSRLMKSGIGRGMTREDHPQVSDQLYANYAIGQDTRAMKAVVGEEALSPDDLLYLEFTDKFENRLLSQGPYENRTIFQSLDIAWELLRIFPEDMLKKIKEEELRKYYPRDKYLEEQERNDKRVPPS encoded by the exons ATGGCGGCTCAGGCAGCCAAGGCCGACGCTgcgctcgcgcatgcagcggcagcTTCTCGCGACTACCGAGTGGCTCCTCGCCTCGACTATCGAACGGTCGCAGGTGTGGAAGGCCCGCTTGTCATTCTCGATGATGTCAAGTTCCCCATGTACAATGAAATCGTCAACATCCACCTTGGAGATGGATCCGTCAGAGAGGGGCAG GTTCTGGAAGTCCGAGGGAAGCGAGCAGTGGTGCAAGTGTTTGAGGGGACGTCCGGCATCGATACGCGCCAGTGCCATGCGGAGTTCACGGGAGACGTATTGAAGATGCCGATCAGCGAAGAGATGCTGGGGCGGGCGTTCAACGGGAGTGGGAAGCCGATCGACCGCGGGCCTCGCGTACTGGCCGAGGAGTTTCTGGACATCAACGGATGCCCGATCAACCCTCAGTGTCGTGTGTACCCCAAAGAGATGATTCAGACAGGGATTTCGGCGATCGACGTGATGAACAGCGTGGTTCGCGGCCAGAAGAttccgctcttctcggcCGCGGGTCTGCCGCACAACGAGATCGGCGCGCAGATCTGCCGACAGGCGAGTCTGGTCGCGGGGAAGGATGTGAAGGATCACTCGAACGAGAACTTCGCCGTCGTCTTTGGAGCGATGGGTGTGAACATGGAGACCGCGCGCTTCTTCCGACAAGACTTCGAGGAAAACGGGAGCATGGAACGCGTTGCGCTGTTTCTGAATCTGGCGAATGACCCAACCATCGAACGCATTATCACACCGCGCCTCGCTCTGACCACTGCGGAGTACCTCGCGTACGAGCGCGAGATGCACGTCTTTGTCATTCTGACCGACATGACGGCGTATGCCGACGCGCTCAGAGAGGTCTCAGCTGCCAGAGAGGAAGTCCCTGGACGTCGAGGCTATCCTGGCTACATGTACACGGACTTGTCGACCATCTACGAGCGCGCAGGTCGCGTCGAGGGCCGCAACGGATCCATCACCCAGTTCCCGATTCTCACGATGCCCAACGACGACATCACGCACCCGGTCCCCGATCTCACTGGGTACATCACTGAGGGACAAGTCTTCGTGGACAGAGGCCTTCACAACCGACAGATCTATCCGCCCATCAACGTGCTGCCTTCTCTCAGCCGTCTCATGAAGTCCGGAATCGGACGAGGCATGACGCGCGAAGACCACCCCCAAGTCTCCGACCAG TTGTACGCGAACTACGCGATCGGGCAAGATACTCGCGCGATGAAGGCCGTGGTgggcgaggaggcgctcTCGCCTGACGACTTGTTGTACCTGGAGTTCACCGACAAATTCGAGAACCGGCTTCTGAGTCAAGGGCCGTACGAGAACCGAACGATCTTCCAGTCACTGGACATTGCATGGGAGCTGCTGCGTATTTTCCCCGAGGACATGCTGAAGAAGatcaaggaagaagaactgcgaAAGTACTACCCCAGAGACAAGTACCTCGAGGAACAGGAACGGAACGACAAGCGCGTCCCCCCCTCATGA